In one window of Campylobacter concisus DNA:
- the fabI gene encoding enoyl-ACP reductase FabI — protein sequence MILKGKKGLIVGVANAKSIAYGIAKACCDQGAQMAFTYLNDALKKRVEPIAEEFGSKFVYELDVNNQAHLDGLADRIKADLGEIDFIVHAVAYAPKEALEGEFVNTSKEAFDIAMGTSVYSLLSLTRAVLPVLKEGGSVLTLTYLGGPKFVPHYNVMGVAKAALESSVRYLAHDLGTKNIRVNAISAGPIKTLAASGIGDFRMILRYNEVNSPLKRNVTTEDVGNSAMYLLSDLASGVTGEVHYVDCGYNIMGMGDVATDAEGNTILAWDAK from the coding sequence ATGATACTAAAAGGTAAAAAAGGTCTAATAGTAGGCGTTGCGAACGCCAAATCTATCGCTTATGGCATTGCAAAAGCTTGCTGCGATCAAGGTGCGCAGATGGCATTTACCTACCTAAACGACGCGCTAAAAAAACGCGTAGAGCCAATCGCAGAGGAGTTTGGTAGCAAATTTGTCTACGAACTTGATGTGAATAATCAAGCACATTTAGATGGACTTGCGGATCGTATCAAAGCAGACCTTGGCGAGATCGATTTTATTGTGCATGCAGTGGCTTACGCACCAAAAGAAGCGCTTGAGGGCGAGTTCGTAAACACGAGCAAAGAAGCCTTTGACATCGCGATGGGAACTAGTGTGTACTCGCTACTAAGCCTTACTCGTGCGGTTTTGCCAGTGCTAAAAGAGGGTGGCTCGGTGCTTACTCTTACATACCTTGGTGGACCAAAATTTGTGCCGCACTACAACGTAATGGGCGTTGCAAAAGCAGCACTTGAAAGCTCAGTTCGCTACCTAGCGCATGACCTTGGCACTAAAAATATCCGTGTAAATGCGATCAGCGCAGGCCCTATCAAGACGCTTGCTGCAAGCGGAATAGGCGACTTTAGGATGATTTTACGCTACAACGAAGTAAATAGCCCGCTAAAACGCAACGTCACTACCGAAGACGTCGGCAACAGCGCTATGTATCTGCTTAGCGACCTAGCTAGTGGTGTAACAGGTGAAGTTCACTACGTAGACTGCGGCTACAACATCATGGGCATGGGTGACGTGGCTACTGACGCCGAGGGTAACACGATCCTAGCTTGGGACGCAAAATAA
- a CDS encoding triose-phosphate isomerase has protein sequence MRFLANLKCNHTRASFAKYAEILDANLSANDDVTVFPPFSALDLAAHKFKLGAQNFYPCESGAHTGEIGKAMLDEFGVKSVLIGHSERRELGESEELLRVKFDFAAKAGWQIVYCIGENLSVNEAGGTKEFLAEQLKNIDLGYERLLIAYEPIWAIGTGKSASAEQIENVLNFIREQTSAPLLYGGSVNVANIGEIAGIASCDGVLVGTASWDASGFLELISASSR, from the coding sequence GTGAGGTTTTTAGCAAATTTAAAGTGCAATCATACGAGAGCTAGCTTTGCTAAATACGCTGAAATTTTAGACGCAAATTTAAGCGCAAACGACGACGTGACGGTATTTCCTCCGTTTAGCGCGCTTGATCTTGCGGCTCATAAATTTAAACTCGGCGCGCAAAATTTCTACCCATGCGAAAGTGGCGCTCACACTGGCGAGATCGGTAAGGCGATGCTGGATGAGTTTGGCGTAAAAAGCGTACTGATCGGGCATTCCGAACGGAGGGAGCTTGGCGAGAGCGAGGAGCTTTTGCGCGTTAAATTCGATTTTGCCGCAAAGGCTGGCTGGCAGATCGTTTACTGCATCGGCGAAAATTTGAGCGTGAATGAAGCTGGCGGCACGAAGGAGTTTTTGGCGGAACAGCTAAAAAATATCGACCTTGGCTACGAGCGGCTGCTGATCGCCTATGAGCCAATTTGGGCGATAGGCACGGGCAAGAGTGCAAGCGCGGAGCAGATAGAAAATGTTTTAAATTTCATCCGCGAGCAGACGAGCGCGCCGCTACTTTACGGCGGCAGCGTAAACGTTGCAAATATCGGCGAGATAGCAGGGATAGCAAGCTGCGACGGAGTACTAGTAGGTACGGCGAGCTGGGACGCTTCTGGTTTCTTGGAACTTATTAGCGCGTCATCTCGCTGA
- a CDS encoding phosphoglycerate kinase yields the protein MSEILSINDLELGGAKVFVRCDFNVPMDEFLNITDDRRIRSAIPTIRYCLDNGCSVVLASHLGRPKNGFEEKFSLRGVAKRLSRLLDRDVIFAEDVVGADAKAKVAALKPGEILLLENLRFEKGETKNDEALAAELAKYGEFYINDAFGVCHRAHSSVEAITKFYDERHKAAGFLLQKEINFAQNLIKHPVRPFVAVVGGSKVSGKLQALHNLLPRVDKLIIGGGMAFTFLKSLGENIGNSLLEEDLIEDAREILRKGRELGVKIYLPVDVVAAQTFSAESAVKFVPAQEIPSGWMGLDIGPASIRLFKEVIADAQTIWWNGPMGVFEMDKFSKGSIKMSHAIIDTHATTVVGGGDTADVVERAGDADEMTFISTGGGASLELIEGKELPGIKPLRKAAE from the coding sequence ATGAGTGAAATTTTATCGATCAACGATCTTGAACTTGGCGGCGCAAAAGTATTTGTTAGGTGCGATTTTAACGTGCCGATGGACGAGTTTTTAAATATCACCGACGACCGCCGTATCCGCTCGGCGATCCCTACTATCCGCTACTGCCTCGATAACGGCTGCAGCGTGGTTTTGGCTAGCCACCTAGGACGCCCTAAAAACGGCTTTGAGGAGAAATTTTCGCTGCGAGGCGTGGCAAAGAGGCTTTCAAGGCTGCTTGATAGAGACGTGATATTTGCCGAGGACGTCGTCGGTGCGGATGCCAAAGCCAAAGTCGCCGCGCTAAAACCGGGCGAAATTTTGCTTCTTGAAAATTTGCGCTTTGAAAAGGGCGAAACCAAAAACGACGAGGCGTTAGCCGCCGAGCTCGCTAAATACGGCGAATTTTACATCAACGACGCGTTTGGCGTCTGCCATAGGGCTCACAGCTCGGTCGAGGCGATCACTAAATTTTACGACGAGAGGCACAAAGCGGCGGGATTTTTGCTACAAAAAGAGATAAATTTCGCTCAAAATCTCATCAAACACCCTGTGCGCCCGTTTGTGGCGGTCGTTGGCGGTAGTAAGGTAAGCGGCAAGCTACAAGCCCTACACAACCTGCTTCCGCGCGTGGATAAGCTGATAATTGGCGGCGGCATGGCGTTTACGTTTTTAAAATCGCTCGGCGAAAATATCGGAAATTCGCTGCTTGAAGAAGATCTCATCGAGGACGCACGAGAAATTTTACGCAAGGGCAGGGAGCTTGGCGTTAAAATTTACCTGCCTGTAGACGTCGTCGCGGCTCAGACGTTTTCGGCAGAAAGCGCCGTGAAATTCGTCCCCGCCCAAGAGATTCCGAGCGGCTGGATGGGGCTAGATATCGGGCCAGCGTCCATTAGGCTATTTAAAGAGGTTATCGCCGACGCGCAAACCATCTGGTGGAACGGACCGATGGGCGTTTTTGAGATGGATAAATTTAGCAAAGGCAGTATCAAAATGAGCCACGCCATCATCGACACTCACGCGACTACGGTCGTTGGCGGCGGCGATACGGCCGACGTCGTCGAGCGCGCCGGGGATGCCGACGAGATGACCTTTATCTCGACTGGAGGCGGCGCTAGCCTGGAGCTCATCGAGGGCAAGGAGCTACCGGGCATAAAACCGCTTAGAAAGGCTGCGGAGTGA
- the gap gene encoding type I glyceraldehyde-3-phosphate dehydrogenase, translating to MSVKVAINGFGRIGRCAARIILEREDVELVAINDTATRDMTRYLLKYDSVHGEFKQDVKVISDDFIEVNGKKIRVFSTRDLNELSYADYGADVVLECTGKFLTTEKCEPYLARGIKKVVMSAPAKDDTATFVVGVNDDKYAGEAIVSNASCTTNGLAPVAKVLNDKFGIVKGLMTTIHAYTNGQSLVDVKAKDFRRSRAAALNIGPTTTGAAKAIAKVLPELSGKLHGQAVRVPVANVSMVDLTAVLKRPASKEEINEAFRAAAESNLKGILFVDDDYRVSSDFCTSTFSSIVASDTTQVIADDMVKVFAWYDNEWGYSTRLVDLAKIVATK from the coding sequence ATGTCAGTTAAAGTAGCAATAAACGGCTTCGGGCGTATCGGCAGGTGCGCTGCTCGTATTATTTTAGAGCGAGAGGACGTTGAGCTTGTCGCTATCAACGACACGGCGACGCGCGACATGACGCGCTATCTGCTCAAATACGACAGCGTGCACGGCGAATTTAAGCAAGACGTTAAGGTGATAAGCGACGATTTTATAGAAGTAAACGGCAAAAAGATAAGAGTTTTTTCAACTAGGGATCTAAACGAGCTTAGCTACGCAGACTACGGCGCAGACGTGGTTTTGGAGTGTACGGGCAAGTTTTTGACTACCGAAAAATGCGAGCCCTATCTAGCTCGCGGCATCAAAAAAGTCGTTATGAGCGCTCCGGCAAAAGACGACACAGCGACGTTTGTAGTCGGCGTAAACGACGATAAATACGCAGGCGAAGCGATCGTCTCAAACGCAAGCTGCACCACAAACGGCCTAGCTCCAGTAGCAAAGGTGCTAAACGATAAATTTGGCATCGTAAAAGGGCTCATGACTACGATCCACGCATATACAAATGGCCAAAGCCTAGTTGATGTAAAGGCAAAAGATTTCCGCCGCTCACGCGCAGCAGCGCTAAATATCGGACCTACGACCACCGGAGCTGCAAAAGCGATCGCTAAAGTGCTTCCAGAGCTAAGCGGCAAGCTACACGGTCAAGCAGTGCGCGTGCCAGTGGCAAACGTTTCAATGGTCGATCTAACGGCGGTTTTAAAAAGACCAGCTAGCAAAGAGGAGATAAACGAGGCATTTAGGGCGGCTGCGGAGTCAAATTTAAAGGGAATTTTATTCGTAGATGACGACTACAGAGTTAGCAGCGACTTTTGCACAAGCACCTTTAGCAGCATCGTAGCGAGCGACACTACGCAGGTCATCGCTGATGATATGGTGAAGGTCTTTGCGTGGTACGACAACGAGTGGGGCTACTCGACAAGGCTTGTCGATCTTGCTAAGATCGTGGCTACGAAGTAA
- the nadD gene encoding nicotinate (nicotinamide) nucleotide adenylyltransferase, whose product MKLALFGGSFDPVHLGHDSIVKMALSGLDIDKLIIMPTFISPFKSEFSAPPELRLKWIREIWGSLEKVEISDYEINLARPVPTIETVKYLYEKFKIEKFYLIIGADHLATLDKWHGYEELKSLVHFVIAKRNHIEIPRNLQKMDVHVDVSSSQIRHQKGLDELPSEIKDEIINFYQGYKMQERSMQERTESIVKVLDAKKAEEIQVFDMSGDDYFVKAVVIATTLGERHAYSLSEDLKEELKPLGEKFIGTESSPDWIVMDLGDILIHLLSPAYRAKYNIEEFLQKLKTSKES is encoded by the coding sequence ATGAAGTTAGCACTTTTTGGCGGGAGCTTTGATCCGGTTCATTTAGGACACGATAGCATTGTGAAAATGGCACTAAGTGGCCTAGATATCGACAAGCTCATTATAATGCCAACTTTTATAAGTCCCTTTAAGAGCGAATTTTCAGCTCCACCAGAGCTTCGCCTAAAGTGGATAAGAGAAATTTGGGGCAGCCTAGAGAAGGTCGAGATCTCAGACTATGAGATAAATTTGGCTCGCCCGGTGCCTACCATAGAGACGGTCAAGTATTTGTATGAGAAATTCAAGATAGAAAAATTTTATCTCATAATAGGCGCGGACCACCTAGCCACGCTTGATAAATGGCATGGCTACGAGGAGCTTAAAAGCTTAGTGCATTTTGTGATCGCCAAGCGCAATCACATAGAAATTCCACGCAATCTACAAAAAATGGACGTGCACGTGGACGTTAGCTCGTCGCAGATCAGGCACCAAAAGGGGCTTGATGAGTTGCCTAGCGAGATAAAAGATGAAATCATAAATTTTTACCAAGGATACAAAATGCAAGAGAGATCGATGCAAGAGCGCACCGAAAGTATAGTTAAGGTTTTAGACGCAAAAAAGGCTGAAGAGATACAAGTGTTTGATATGAGTGGAGATGATTATTTCGTAAAAGCCGTAGTTATCGCCACAACACTTGGCGAGAGACACGCTTACTCACTGAGCGAGGATCTAAAAGAGGAGCTTAAACCTCTTGGAGAGAAATTTATAGGCACTGAGAGCTCGCCTGATTGGATCGTGATGGACCTTGGCGACATTTTGATACACCTTTTAAGCCCAGCTTACAGAGCAAAATACAACATCGAAGAGTTTTTGCAAAAGCTAAAAACTAGCAAAGAGTCTTAA